One genomic region from Nymphaea colorata isolate Beijing-Zhang1983 chromosome 10, ASM883128v2, whole genome shotgun sequence encodes:
- the LOC116262873 gene encoding lysine histidine transporter-like 6, translating into MVSQNDSPSPAAELNPTSAQKVLEEEWEEETAANRHGTWWYAAFHYVTAMVGAGVLSLPYAMSYFGWGPGVLVLVLSWGITLYTSWQLIQLHEHVPGKRFSRYHELGQYAFGPKLGLWVVLPQQLIVQLGCDIVYMVTGGKSLEKFADIISSGAGTQFRQSFWICIFGAIHVFLSQLPNFDSVAGVSLAAAIMSIGYSTISWVACLARGRLPDVSYGYRKASETDAMFRVFSALGQTSFTYAGHVVLLEVQATIPSSPEKPSKVTMWRGSVFAYLVAAACYFPTALIGYWAFGQDVDDNVLISLGRPALLVAAANLMVVVHVIGSYQVYAMPVFHMMETLLVEKFGFAKTARLRLIARTTYVVLTLLVAVTFPFFADLLGFFGGLAFAPNSFFLPCIIWLAIKKPRRFSLSWLANWGCIVLGSMVAFVSMMGGLRNIIVDASTYHFFG; encoded by the exons ATGGTGAGCCAAAACGATTCACCATCCCCTGCTGCAGAACTTAACCCTACATCAGCTCAGAAG GTCCTAGAGGAAGAATGGGAGGAGGAGACGGCGGCAAACCGCCACGGAACATGGTGGTACGCCGCCTTCCACTATGTCACTGCCATGGTTGGTGCAGGGGTTCTCAGCTTGCCTTATGCCATGTCTTACTTTGGCTG GGGGCCAGGGGTGCTGGTGCTGGTTCTGTCATGGGGGATCACCCTCTATACATCGTGGCAGCTGATACAACTGCATGAGCATGTGCCCGGGAAGCGGTTCAGCCGGTACCACGAGCTGGGGCAGTATGCCTTCGGGCCGAAGCTTGGGCTGTGGGTGGTGTTGCCGCAGCAGCTGATCGTCCAGCTGGGGTGCGACATCGTGTACATGGTCACCGGCGGCAAATCCCTCGAGAAATTTGCCGATATCATCTCCTCCGGCGCCGGCACCCAGTTCAGGCAGTCCTTCTGGATTTGCATATTTGGAGCAATCCACGTCTTCCTCTCTCAGCTCCCCAATTTCGATTCCGTTGCTGGAGTCTCCCTTGCTGCAGCAATCATGTCCATTGG CTACTCCACTATATCATGGGTGGCGTGCCTGGCGAGGGGACGGCTACCGGACGTGAGCTATGGTTATAGGAAAGCCAGTGAGACGGATGCCATGTTCAGAGTGTTCAGTGCACTGGGCCAGACATCGTTCACGTATGCGGGGCATGTGGTGCTGCTCGAGGTGCAGGCCACCATCCCGTCGTCGCCGGAGAAGCCGTCGAAGGTAACCATGTGGAGGGGCTCGGTCTTTGCCTACCTCGTCGCAGCCGCCTGCTACTTCCCCACGGCCCTCATCGGCTACTGGGCCTTCGGCCAGGACGTGGACGACAATGTCCTCATCTCCCTCGGCCGGCCGGCCCTGCTGGTTGCCGCTGCAAACTTGATGGTGGTTGTTCATGTCATAGGAAGCTACCAG GTTTATGCAATGCCTGTTTTTCACATGATGGAGACGCTGCTGGTGGAGAAGTTTGGTTTTGCCAAAACTGCGAGGTTGCGCCTCATTGCTCGCACAACTTACGTTG TCTTGACTTTGCTCGTCGCCGTCACCTTCCCGTTCTTCGCGGATCTACTGGGCTTCTTTGGGGGACTTGCGTTTGCACCAAACTCTTTCTTT CTTCCGTGCATAATCTGGTTGGCGATCAAGAAGCCAAGAAGGTTCAGTCTCTCGTGGTTGGCGAACTGG GGCTGCATCGTTCTGGGTTCGATGGTTGCGTTCGTCTCCATGATGGGCGGGCTGAGGAACATAATAGTTGATGCTTCCACCTATCATTTCTTTGGGTAG
- the LOC116263223 gene encoding ACD11 homolog protein: protein MCLRRCVHGVWRWFSLATLFQNSPHDRIFLRPLKFPASPSSFSSKNVSETGRATMGAQSDLNGTPLTPLSAIAEALERLAKSLDSGPRGDLRLSSFAEACSHLSVLFGCLGVAFKFAEIDFVAKVHDLLEASKTFGSLKDVLDHDIRHGTVKKAGSHSRNLRRVRQGLDLIRVLFEQFLSSKGSSLKDPASRAYAQVCAPFHSWAVRKTVAAGMYALPTREQLLVKLNETEYSVVKKMKRYIDASEPIIRHVDKLFISKNISLDW, encoded by the exons ATGTGTCTGCGTAGGTGCGTGCATGGTGTGTGGCGGTGGTTCTCTCTCGCCACTTTATTCCAAAATTCCCCCCACGACCGCATTTTTCTCCGGCCTCTTAAGTTCCCtgcctctccctcttccttctcctccaagAATGTTTCTGAGACCGGAAGGGCAACCATGGGAGCTCAGAGTGATCTGAATGGCACCCCCCTCACGCCCCTCTCCGCCATCGCCGAAGCGCTAGAACGCCTCGCCAAGTCCTTAGACTCCGGCCCTCGCGGCGATCTCCGCCTGAGTTCTTTCGCCGAGGCCTGCTCCCACCTCTCTGTTCTGTTTGGATGCCTGGGGGTGGCTTTTAAGTTTGCTGAGATTGATTTCGTTGCTAAG GTACATGATCTTCTGGAAGCATCGAAGACATTTGGCAGTTTAAAGGATGTTTTGGATCATGACATTCGGCATGGCACTGTCAAGAAGGCCGGCAGCCACTCACGCAATTTGCGGCGGGTTAGGCAGGGTCTTGACCTCATAAGAGTTCTGTTTGAACAGTTTCTTTCATCCAA GGGAAGTTCTTTAAAAGATCCTGCATCAAGAGCATATGCCCAAGTCTGTGCACCATTTCATAGCTGGGCAGTCAGGAAAACGGTTGCTGCTGGAATGTATGCATTGCCCACAAGAGAACAACTTCTAGTGAAGTTGAATGAAACAG AATATTCTGtggtaaagaaaatgaaaaggtacATTGACGCTTCTGAGCCCATCATCCGGCATGTGGACAAGCTCTTCATTTCGAAGAATATCAGCTTAGACTGGTGA
- the LOC116263222 gene encoding zinc finger protein CONSTANS-LIKE 16-like — translation MNTGMGKKVANAVGGRTARPCEDCRKRRARWYCAADDAFLCQACDTLVHSANPLAQRHERVRLKTASSPPSFKNKGGGEALPSWQVGFTRKARSHRPHPHARPAKPQLKAEPDSLAANLPLVPELGDDLQEENEEQLLCRVPVFDPVIGEFCASDGTTATISSDDHKPSPATDSNEMDCALDDLPCFLPSDADLAEFAADVESLLGKGFDDDSFCMEGLGLLDSRDYCEFDYSERRVKVEEKDEVEEVGASAKVEAMVDMLRDTLEFKFDYGTPATTGEEECLEKVQVRSSNGGSRSRPSKRICLRLDYEAVINAWAGQGTPWTTGDRPMINPDECWPDCLVMSGMEMGSYGEASLGSLHVGIGDSGREARVSRYREKRRTRLFAKKIRYEVRKLNAEKRPRMKGRFVKRTPSFAAPAFPY, via the exons ATGAACACTGGAATGGGAAAGAAGGTCGCCAATGCCGTCGGCGGCAGGACGGCGAGGCCGTGCGAGGACTGCCGGAAGCGGCGGGCTCGTTGGTACTGCGCCGCAGACGACGCCTTCCTCTGCCAAGCGTGCGACACCCTCGTTCACTCTGCAAATCCCTTGGCTCAACGCCACGAGCGTGTCCGCCTCAAAACAGCTTCGTCGCCGCCTTCATTCAAGAACAAGGGCGGAGGAGAAGCTCTGCCTTCATGGCAGGTCGGGTTCACCAGAAAGGCTCGGTCGCACCGCCCACACCCACACGCCAGGCCGGCTAAGCCCCAACTGAAGGCCGAGCCGGACTCCTTGGCCGCGAACCTTCCCCTCGTGCCGGAACTCGGCGACGATCTTCAAGAAGAGAACGAGGAGCAACTCCTTTGCCGTGTTCCGGTATTCGATCCCGTCATCGGTGAATTCTGTGCCTCCGATGGCACTACAGCCACCATTAGTTCCGACGACCACAAACCTTCGCCGGCAACCGATTCGAATGAAATGGACTGTGCCTTAGACGATCTACCGTGTTTCCTCCCATCTGACGCTGATCTTGCCGAGTTCGCGGCGGATGTGGAGAGCCTTCTTGGCAAAGGATTTGATGACGATTCTTTCTGTATGGAAGGGCTGGGGCTCTTAGACTCGAGAGACTACTGTGAATTTGATTACTCCGAGAGGCGTGTGAAGGTAGAAGAGAAGGATGAGGTAGAAGAAGTGGGGGCTTCGGCCAAAGTAGAGGCCATGGTGGACATGTTGAGGGACACCTTGGAGTTCAAGTTCGACTATGGCACACCGGCCACCACTGGCGAGGAAGAGTGCCTAGAAAAAGTACAAGTGAGAAGCAGTAATGGAGGAAGCCGCAGCCGTCCCTCAAAACGGATCTGTTTGCGGCTGGATTACGAGGCGGTGATAAATGCATGGGCGGGGCAGGGAACACCATGGACGACCGGCGACCGGCCGATGATTAACCCTGATGAGTGTTGGCCAGATTGCTTG GTGATGAGCGGAATGGAGATGGGCAGTTATGGGGAGGCCAGTTTGGGCAGCCTGCATGTGGGAATTGGAGATAGCGGGAGGGAGGCAAGGGTTTCAAGGTACAGAGAGAAGCGAAGAACAAGGCTCTTCGCGAAGAAGATCCGGTATGAAGTCCGAAAGCTCAACGCAGAGAAGAGGCCAAGGATGAAGGGGAGGTTTGTGAAGAGAACGCCGTCTTTCGCTGCTCCTGCTTTTCCTTACTGA